A window of Corallococcus macrosporus DSM 14697 contains these coding sequences:
- the murD gene encoding UDP-N-acetylmuramoyl-L-alanine--D-glutamate ligase: protein MTLALSGQKVLVFGLAKSGVAALRLLRQQGADVTALDGRSEDALGAVAHEVKSLGAALVSGPTPPGLLASRDLVVVSPGVPLALPEIQAARAAGVAVWGEVELAGRMLAGVPLFGITGTNGKSTTTALTGALFAAGDKRTFVGGNLGRPFSEAAMSPEAWDALVVELSSYQLEGIRALRPRGAAILNLTPDHIDRYPSHAAYGEAKARIFLNQQAGDFAVVNADDADVLGLARAAKAPVYGFSLTGEPVADAPALAGLAVAEPGGFRLEFLGEHYTLTNRALRGAHNAQNAMAAALLARLGGVASGAVQAGLDGYPGLPHRLESVRVLDGVEWVNDSKATNVDSVLVALRAFSSGVWLIAGGKGKGAPYAPMVEAGRGKVKGVLTMGDDADTLARAYAGAARVHACGTLAQAVARAREVAERGDTVLLSPACASFDQFKNFEDRGETFKRLVEAL from the coding sequence ATGACGTTGGCGCTGTCCGGCCAGAAGGTGCTGGTGTTCGGGCTCGCGAAGAGCGGCGTGGCCGCGCTGCGCCTCCTGCGTCAGCAGGGCGCGGACGTCACGGCGCTGGACGGGCGGAGCGAGGACGCGCTGGGCGCCGTGGCCCACGAGGTGAAGTCGCTGGGCGCCGCGCTGGTGTCCGGGCCCACGCCGCCGGGGCTGCTCGCGTCGCGCGATTTGGTGGTGGTGAGCCCGGGGGTGCCGCTGGCGCTGCCGGAAATCCAGGCCGCGCGCGCGGCGGGCGTGGCGGTGTGGGGCGAGGTGGAGCTGGCGGGCCGCATGCTGGCCGGCGTGCCGCTGTTCGGCATCACCGGCACCAACGGCAAGAGCACCACCACGGCGCTCACGGGCGCGCTCTTCGCCGCGGGCGACAAGCGCACCTTCGTGGGCGGAAACCTGGGCCGGCCCTTCAGCGAGGCCGCCATGTCCCCGGAGGCGTGGGACGCGCTGGTGGTGGAGCTGTCCAGCTACCAGTTGGAGGGCATCCGCGCGCTGCGGCCTCGCGGCGCGGCCATCCTCAACCTGACCCCGGACCACATCGACCGCTACCCCAGCCACGCGGCGTATGGTGAGGCGAAGGCGCGCATCTTCCTGAACCAGCAGGCCGGCGACTTCGCGGTGGTGAACGCGGATGACGCGGACGTGCTGGGCCTGGCGCGCGCCGCGAAGGCGCCGGTGTACGGCTTCAGCCTCACGGGCGAGCCGGTGGCGGACGCCCCGGCGCTGGCGGGCCTGGCGGTGGCGGAGCCGGGCGGCTTCCGGCTCGAGTTCCTGGGCGAGCACTACACGCTGACGAACCGCGCGCTGCGCGGCGCCCACAACGCGCAGAACGCCATGGCCGCGGCGCTGCTGGCGCGCCTGGGCGGCGTGGCCTCCGGCGCGGTGCAGGCGGGGCTGGACGGCTACCCGGGCCTGCCGCACCGGCTGGAGAGCGTGCGGGTGCTGGACGGGGTGGAGTGGGTGAACGACTCGAAGGCCACCAACGTGGACTCGGTGCTGGTGGCGCTGCGCGCCTTCTCCAGCGGCGTGTGGCTGATTGCCGGCGGCAAGGGCAAGGGCGCGCCGTATGCGCCCATGGTGGAGGCGGGGCGGGGGAAGGTGAAGGGCGTGCTCACCATGGGCGACGACGCGGACACCCTGGCCCGGGCCTATGCCGGCGCGGCGCGGGTCCACGCGTGCGGCACCCTGGCCCAGGCGGTGGCGCGGGCCCGGGAGGTGGCGGAGCGCGGAGACACGGTGCTGCTGTCGCCCGCGTGCGCCTCCTTCGACCAGTTCAAGAACTTCGAGGACCGGGGCGAGACGTTCAAGCGCCTGGTGGAGGCGCTGTGA
- the ftsW gene encoding putative lipid II flippase FtsW — protein MKTSPPSPAAALVRFDPVLLCAVLGLVSFGLVMVYSASAVLAQDKQGDSLYFLKRQLVAAGLGLGAMAVAMKVGWRRLARWAYPLLLAAIVLLVLVNIPGIGSTAGGARRWIRLPGFGLQPAEVAKFAWVVYLSYSLAKKREKVAKFSVGFVPHLALCGILVLLCMMQPDFGSSVLLVFMLFVLLFAAGAKLSYLVGMVLLALPLAYVAIASSPYRMKRILAFMDPWAHRHDVGYQVAESLMSIGSGGVSGLGLGDGRQKLFFLPEAHTDFIFSIIAEETGLIGVGILVVLYGVVLWRGVRASLAAGETFGTYLGLGISSIIAFQAAVNMCVAMGLLPTKGLTLPFVSYGGSSLVVLMGAAGVLLSLSANTQGAARPSRVGTDMREVAA, from the coding sequence ATGAAGACTTCTCCTCCTTCCCCGGCGGCCGCCCTCGTGCGCTTCGACCCGGTGCTGCTCTGCGCGGTGCTGGGGCTCGTGAGCTTCGGGCTGGTGATGGTGTACTCGGCCAGCGCGGTGCTGGCGCAGGACAAGCAGGGCGACAGCCTCTATTTCCTCAAGCGGCAGCTCGTGGCCGCGGGCCTGGGGCTGGGCGCCATGGCCGTGGCCATGAAGGTGGGCTGGCGCCGGCTGGCGCGCTGGGCCTACCCGCTGCTGCTGGCGGCCATCGTCCTGCTGGTGCTGGTGAACATCCCCGGCATCGGCAGCACGGCGGGCGGCGCGCGGCGGTGGATTCGCCTGCCGGGCTTCGGCCTGCAGCCGGCGGAGGTGGCGAAGTTCGCCTGGGTCGTCTACCTGTCCTACTCGCTGGCGAAGAAGCGGGAGAAGGTGGCGAAGTTCTCCGTGGGCTTCGTGCCGCACCTCGCGCTGTGCGGCATCCTGGTGTTGCTTTGCATGATGCAGCCGGACTTCGGCAGCAGCGTGCTGCTGGTGTTCATGCTCTTCGTGCTGCTGTTCGCGGCCGGCGCGAAGCTGAGCTACCTGGTCGGCATGGTGCTGCTGGCGTTGCCCCTGGCCTACGTGGCCATCGCGTCCAGCCCGTACCGCATGAAGCGCATCCTGGCCTTCATGGACCCGTGGGCGCACCGGCATGACGTGGGCTACCAGGTGGCCGAGTCGCTGATGTCCATCGGCTCTGGTGGCGTGTCCGGCCTGGGGCTGGGCGACGGGCGGCAGAAGCTCTTCTTCCTGCCGGAGGCCCACACCGACTTCATCTTCTCCATCATCGCCGAGGAGACGGGCCTGATTGGCGTGGGCATCCTGGTGGTGCTCTACGGCGTCGTGCTGTGGCGCGGCGTCCGGGCCAGCCTGGCGGCCGGGGAGACGTTCGGCACGTACCTGGGGCTGGGCATCAGCTCCATCATCGCGTTCCAGGCCGCCGTCAACATGTGCGTGGCCATGGGGCTGCTGCCGACGAAGGGGCTGACGCTGCCCTTCGTGTCGTATGGAGGTTCATCGCTGGTGGTGCTGATGGGCGCGGCGGGAGTGTTGTTGTCGTTGAGCGCGAACACCCAGGGGGCGGCGCGGCCCAGCCGGGTGGGAACCGACATGCGGGAGGTGGCGGCATGA
- the murG gene encoding undecaprenyldiphospho-muramoylpentapeptide beta-N-acetylglucosaminyltransferase: MMKVLIAGGGTGGHLFPGIALAEEVVTRHHRNEVVFVGTERGIESRVVPKEGYPLELVKVQGLKGKGFVSLLKALLALPLAFVESFRILARQKPDVVVGVGGYASGPVVLAAWLMGIPTAIQEQNALPGFTNKVLGRIVRVVFIAFEEARAFFPEKKVQLIGNPIRRKLMDNYLRSHVAHERFSVLVFGGSLGARGLNQRMTEALDSLGDLRDSLHFVHQTGKNDLDAVRKGYEDKGFQAEVVEFIDDMSSAYARADLVVCRAGATTLAELTVCKKASILIPFPHATDDHQAVNARALVEAGAALMFRESELTGEKLAQTIRELKSHPERLKGMEKKAGLLGRPEAAKELADVCVDLMVQTWGPNGRERTPVEAEKKAPRSHS, encoded by the coding sequence ATGATGAAGGTGCTCATCGCGGGTGGGGGCACGGGCGGACACCTCTTTCCGGGCATCGCCCTGGCGGAAGAGGTGGTGACACGGCATCACCGCAACGAGGTCGTCTTCGTGGGCACCGAGCGCGGCATCGAGTCGCGCGTGGTGCCGAAGGAGGGCTACCCGCTGGAGCTGGTGAAGGTGCAGGGCCTCAAGGGCAAGGGCTTCGTGTCCCTGCTCAAGGCGCTCCTCGCGCTGCCGCTGGCCTTCGTTGAATCCTTTCGCATCCTCGCCCGGCAGAAGCCGGACGTGGTGGTGGGCGTGGGCGGCTACGCCAGCGGGCCGGTGGTGCTGGCCGCGTGGCTGATGGGCATCCCCACCGCCATCCAGGAGCAGAACGCGCTGCCCGGCTTCACCAACAAGGTGCTGGGCAGAATCGTCCGCGTGGTGTTCATCGCCTTCGAGGAGGCGCGCGCCTTCTTCCCGGAGAAGAAGGTCCAGCTCATCGGCAACCCCATCCGCCGCAAGCTGATGGACAACTACCTGCGCAGCCACGTGGCGCACGAGCGCTTCTCCGTGCTCGTCTTCGGCGGCAGCCTGGGCGCGCGGGGCCTCAACCAGCGGATGACGGAGGCGCTGGACTCGCTGGGGGACCTGCGGGACAGCCTGCACTTCGTCCACCAGACGGGGAAGAACGACCTGGACGCGGTCCGCAAGGGCTACGAGGACAAGGGCTTCCAGGCGGAGGTGGTGGAGTTCATCGACGACATGTCCAGCGCCTATGCCCGCGCGGACCTGGTCGTCTGCCGGGCCGGCGCGACGACGCTCGCGGAGCTGACCGTCTGCAAGAAGGCCAGCATCCTGATTCCCTTCCCCCACGCCACGGATGACCACCAGGCCGTCAACGCGCGGGCGCTGGTGGAGGCGGGCGCGGCGCTGATGTTCCGCGAGTCGGAGCTCACCGGGGAGAAGCTGGCGCAGACGATTCGCGAGCTGAAGAGCCACCCCGAGCGCCTCAAGGGGATGGAGAAGAAGGCGGGCCTTCTGGGCCGTCCCGAGGCCGCCAAGGAGCTGGCGGACGTGTGCGTGGACCTGATGGTCCAGACGTGGGGCCCCAACGGCCGCGAGCGCACCCCTGTCGAAGCCGAGAAGAAGGCCCCGAGGAGCCATTCGTGA